One region of Termitidicoccus mucosus genomic DNA includes:
- a CDS encoding response regulator: MNEQTPKPSVLIIDDEIQIRRLLRFTLEDAGYEVREVEAGRPGLVEAAHHRPDVIVLDLGLPDMSGIDVLKRLREWSQTPVLILSVFGEESRKIEALDAGADDYLIKPFGGGELLARLRALLRRIRPNEPPATIRFGTVEVDLANRRVTKAGELVKLSVKEYAILRLLVSHQDKVLTHRQILTEVWGPGAEEQTHYLRVFMMRLRKKIEDDPNTPRYIQTESSIGYRLLSDSHS, encoded by the coding sequence ATGAACGAACAGACCCCCAAACCCTCGGTTTTGATTATCGATGACGAAATCCAGATTCGCAGGCTGCTTCGCTTCACCCTGGAAGACGCCGGTTATGAGGTTCGCGAAGTCGAGGCCGGGCGTCCCGGTCTTGTCGAGGCGGCGCATCATCGGCCCGATGTGATCGTGCTCGACTTGGGCCTGCCCGACATGTCGGGCATCGACGTGCTCAAGAGATTGCGCGAGTGGAGCCAGACGCCGGTGCTCATCCTTTCGGTTTTCGGCGAGGAGAGCCGAAAAATCGAGGCGCTCGACGCCGGCGCCGATGATTATCTCATAAAACCGTTCGGGGGCGGCGAACTTCTGGCCCGCCTGAGGGCGCTCCTGCGCAGAATCCGCCCCAACGAGCCGCCAGCCACCATCCGTTTCGGCACCGTCGAGGTGGATCTCGCCAACCGGCGCGTCACCAAGGCCGGCGAACTCGTGAAACTCAGCGTGAAGGAATATGCCATCCTGCGGCTTCTAGTCTCGCATCAGGACAAGGTGCTCACGCACCGGCAGATTCTCACCGAAGTATGGGGGCCGGGTGCGGAAGAGCAGACCCATTATCTCCGTGTGTTTATGATGCGTTTACGGAAAAAAATCGAAGACGATCCCAACACCCCCCGCTACATCCAGACAGAATCGAGCATCGGGTATCGCCTCCTGAGTGATTCGCATTCGTAG
- a CDS encoding putative porin gives MTSFRLLKKRLALLSLGALVVGAASTAPSVRAQDSGALLNVLVRKGILSDQEAENVRAELQHEALETSAGKWNLSSALNELKLSGDARARYEYRSGENGSTGDRQERNRFRYRFRLGLSGKLGDGWFFGTRLETGSGNRSTNVTAGDYSLSPFGKGGNNGIYLGQAYIGRTMGDFTFTVGRMANPLITSPMIWDDDINVEGLAEQWAHTSGNITYFVNLEQLVYDGVGTYNAFGSSSARSNTFLFGNQVGARLKLSGGATIQIAPTYYFYSNDGVGLTALTTPNNAIHRPVGVSVLDLPVEYSTTVRGFPLKIWGEFAMNLDADDRADAAGIPTADGEDIALQIGAALGATKVKGDWELRAFYQDVAAFALDTNLVDSDLFDSRTNMKGFGLAATYVLADGISVKITYAAADRKKDNLATYGAGDIGTANLTKYQLFQTDISVKF, from the coding sequence ATGACCTCCTTCAGACTCCTCAAAAAACGACTCGCGCTCCTCTCGCTGGGCGCGCTCGTAGTCGGCGCCGCTTCCACCGCGCCCTCCGTCCGCGCCCAAGACAGCGGCGCCCTTCTGAACGTTCTCGTCCGCAAAGGCATCCTCTCCGACCAGGAGGCCGAGAATGTCCGCGCCGAACTCCAACACGAAGCCCTCGAGACTTCCGCCGGTAAATGGAATCTTTCCAGCGCGCTCAATGAGCTGAAACTCTCCGGCGATGCCCGTGCCCGCTATGAATATCGCTCCGGCGAAAACGGCAGCACCGGTGACCGCCAAGAGCGCAACCGCTTCCGCTACCGCTTTCGCCTCGGCCTTTCCGGCAAACTCGGCGACGGCTGGTTCTTCGGCACACGCCTCGAAACCGGTTCGGGCAACCGCTCCACCAATGTGACCGCCGGCGACTACTCCCTCTCACCCTTTGGCAAAGGCGGCAACAATGGCATCTACCTCGGCCAGGCCTATATCGGTCGCACGATGGGCGACTTCACCTTCACCGTGGGCCGCATGGCCAACCCGCTGATTACCTCGCCCATGATTTGGGATGACGACATCAACGTCGAAGGCCTCGCCGAGCAATGGGCGCATACCTCCGGCAACATCACCTACTTCGTCAATCTCGAGCAACTCGTGTATGACGGCGTAGGCACCTACAACGCCTTCGGCAGCAGCTCCGCGCGCTCCAACACATTCCTCTTCGGCAACCAAGTTGGTGCACGCCTGAAACTCTCCGGCGGAGCCACCATCCAAATCGCGCCTACCTATTACTTCTACAGCAACGATGGCGTCGGTCTGACCGCCCTCACCACCCCTAACAACGCCATTCACCGCCCCGTCGGTGTCTCCGTCCTCGACCTCCCGGTCGAATACAGCACCACGGTTCGTGGATTCCCGCTGAAGATCTGGGGTGAGTTCGCCATGAACCTCGACGCCGACGACCGCGCCGACGCCGCCGGCATCCCGACCGCGGACGGCGAGGACATCGCCTTGCAAATCGGCGCCGCCCTCGGCGCCACCAAGGTGAAAGGCGACTGGGAACTCCGCGCCTTTTACCAGGATGTCGCGGCCTTTGCCCTCGACACCAACCTCGTCGATTCCGACCTCTTCGACAGCCGCACCAACATGAAAGGCTTCGGGCTCGCCGCCACCTACGTGCTTGCCGACGGCATCAGCGTGAAAATCACCTACGCCGCCGCCGACCGCAAAAAGGACAATCTCGCCACTTATGGAGCCGGTGACATCGGCACGGCCAACCTCACCAAGTACCAGCTCTTCCAAACCGACATCAGCGTGAAATTCTAA
- a CDS encoding alpha/beta fold hydrolase: MRTLCPLILLPSLAILWQGCVSRPPRPVAPPAPAASASSSGGAVRQTPDVVVVLHGLGRTRGSMNRAASMLRHDGYRVVNVSYPSRTMPLEQLANEWLPAMLRAHGADGAPRLHFVTHSMGGIIVRLWLRDNPAPANLGRIVMIAPPNHGSEVVDRLRGNPLFSLFTGVNGARLGTGTDSLPARLGAGPVAAEIGVIAGNRSLNPVFSCWIHGPDDGKVGVASARLDGMSDFIEFPCSHTWLSWRRPVLAQVGAFLRDGEFGHL, translated from the coding sequence ATGCGCACACTTTGCCCGCTCATCCTCCTGCCCTCGCTTGCCATTCTATGGCAGGGCTGTGTTTCGCGACCGCCGCGTCCGGTCGCGCCGCCCGCCCCCGCGGCATCGGCATCTTCGTCCGGGGGTGCGGTCCGCCAGACGCCCGATGTCGTCGTTGTGCTTCACGGCCTCGGCCGCACGCGTGGGTCGATGAATCGTGCGGCCTCCATGCTGCGGCACGACGGCTACCGCGTGGTCAACGTTTCCTACCCTTCGCGCACGATGCCGCTGGAACAGCTCGCGAACGAATGGCTGCCCGCGATGCTGCGGGCGCACGGCGCGGACGGCGCGCCACGCCTGCATTTTGTCACCCACTCGATGGGCGGCATCATCGTGCGCCTCTGGCTGCGCGACAATCCCGCGCCGGCCAACCTCGGCCGCATCGTGATGATCGCGCCGCCCAATCATGGCAGCGAGGTGGTCGACCGGCTGCGCGGCAATCCTCTTTTCAGCCTGTTCACCGGCGTCAACGGCGCCCGGCTCGGCACGGGGACGGATTCGCTGCCCGCGCGGCTCGGCGCCGGGCCGGTGGCGGCGGAGATCGGCGTCATCGCGGGCAACCGCTCGCTCAATCCTGTATTTTCATGCTGGATACACGGTCCCGATGACGGCAAGGTCGGCGTTGCCAGCGCGCGGCTCGACGGCATGAGCGATTTCATCGAGTTTCCCTGCTCGCACACCTGGCTGTCATGGCGCCGTCCGGTGCTCGCCCAGGTGGGAGCGTTCCTGCGCGACGGCGAATTCGGGCATCTGTGA
- a CDS encoding phosphate ABC transporter substrate-binding protein has translation MKKLIAIATAALALTGLARADKLVIKGSDTLGAKLVPMLAEEYKAANPGTSFEIAAEGSTTGITAIIDSTAQIGMSSRRAKATELSAGKAKGVTLKPIIVAYDGIGVIINAGNSVTGLTKRQIEQIFTGDITDWSAVGGNPGKISIYTRNTSSGTYADFKELAMSKRDYAGSSQKMAGNEQIASEVARNPNGIGYVGLAYLDVPGIKVVAIDGTKPSKESVLAKQYPYARPTFYYTNGDPVGEAAKFVEFTLSDAGQRIAEKVGFVGVR, from the coding sequence ATGAAAAAACTAATCGCCATCGCCACCGCCGCGCTCGCCCTCACCGGCCTCGCCCGTGCCGACAAGCTCGTCATCAAGGGTTCCGACACGCTCGGAGCCAAGCTCGTGCCCATGCTGGCCGAGGAATACAAGGCCGCCAATCCCGGAACCTCGTTTGAAATCGCCGCCGAGGGCTCCACCACCGGCATCACCGCCATCATCGACAGCACCGCGCAGATCGGCATGTCCTCGCGCCGCGCCAAGGCCACCGAGCTCTCCGCCGGCAAGGCCAAGGGCGTCACGCTCAAGCCCATCATCGTCGCCTACGACGGCATCGGCGTCATCATCAACGCCGGCAATTCCGTCACCGGCCTGACCAAGCGCCAGATCGAGCAGATCTTCACCGGCGACATCACCGACTGGTCCGCGGTGGGCGGCAACCCGGGGAAAATCTCCATCTACACCCGCAACACCTCGTCCGGCACCTACGCCGACTTCAAGGAGCTCGCCATGAGCAAGCGCGACTACGCCGGCTCCTCGCAAAAGATGGCGGGCAACGAGCAGATCGCCTCCGAGGTCGCCCGCAATCCCAACGGCATCGGCTATGTCGGCCTCGCCTACCTCGACGTCCCCGGCATCAAGGTCGTGGCCATCGACGGCACGAAACCGAGCAAGGAATCCGTCCTCGCGAAACAGTATCCCTACGCCCGCCCGACCTTCTACTACACCAACGGCGATCCCGTCGGCGAGGCCGCGAAATTCGTCGAGTTCACCCTCAGCGACGCCGGCCAGCGCATCGCCGAGAAAGTAGGTTTCGTCGGCGTGCGGTAA
- a CDS encoding RsmE family RNA methyltransferase — MPDFRVHCPPPENTDAVSAAELRLSPEESHHLVAVNRARAGAQVVAFDGRGREWDCELVNASKNAAVLRVRAVRQAAPLPFAITLAQALPKGQTMDAIVRKATEIGARRIVPLESERTQVHLDGGREDRKIDKWRVAALEAAKQCGNPWLPEIEPLQNATAFMRASAGRDDHDLRLIASLHPGACSLKTILADFRAANNGRLPRRALWLIGPEGDFSPAEMAVALECGIKPVTLGPLVLRCETAATYALSVLAHELSAE; from the coding sequence ATGCCCGATTTCCGTGTCCATTGCCCGCCGCCTGAAAACACCGACGCTGTTTCCGCCGCCGAACTGCGCCTGTCGCCGGAAGAGTCGCATCATCTCGTCGCCGTCAACCGCGCCCGCGCCGGCGCGCAGGTGGTGGCGTTTGACGGACGCGGGCGCGAGTGGGATTGCGAACTGGTCAACGCCTCGAAAAACGCGGCCGTGCTCCGCGTGCGGGCCGTGCGCCAGGCCGCGCCGCTGCCGTTTGCCATCACGCTGGCGCAGGCGCTGCCCAAGGGGCAGACGATGGATGCCATCGTGCGCAAGGCGACCGAGATCGGCGCGCGCCGCATCGTCCCGCTCGAAAGCGAGCGCACACAGGTGCATCTCGACGGAGGCCGCGAGGACAGGAAAATCGACAAATGGCGCGTCGCCGCGCTCGAGGCCGCGAAGCAATGCGGCAACCCGTGGTTGCCCGAAATCGAGCCGCTGCAGAATGCGACCGCGTTCATGCGCGCGAGCGCGGGCCGGGACGACCACGATTTGCGGCTGATCGCCAGCCTGCATCCAGGAGCGTGTTCGTTGAAGACGATTCTGGCGGATTTCCGCGCCGCCAACAACGGACGCCTGCCGCGCCGCGCGCTCTGGCTGATCGGCCCCGAGGGGGATTTTTCGCCGGCCGAGATGGCGGTTGCGCTGGAGTGCGGCATCAAGCCCGTCACGCTCGGCCCGCTGGTCCTGCGTTGCGAGACCGCCGCCACTTACGCCCTGAGCGTGCTGGCGCACGAATTGTCGGCGGAGTAA
- a CDS encoding sensor histidine kinase, with translation MLREYIEVVLVISMVTVVACFVPADYRVFGDIYLFAVIMLCLRVSRWPVLFASVAGVLAWNFFIVAPQMAFAPLNVQDGIFLGTWFVVALVAGQLTARLRAKEQQERQRERNATVILQLTRALDAARSLDDAIEVALRQADALFGVPTALSLPEGDNRFVSHSGSSLKLDDQEFSCVREGSGTAVSLSGNIHIPVQQGKRRLGIFSVGWGSQKNRMPPAYLRLMEMFALQIGLLIEREQFREASEREKLLAESDRMHRTLLDSVSHELKTPVAVLRSAAEGLAREKGARREILAREIVTAARRLDHLVANLLDQTRLDAGRLRLRMDWCDVHDLIGAARRAVGEGLASRPFSVKVPDEMPLFMADAVLMEHVLSNLLLNAVHHTPAGTPISVHAGVENQDSGKAWVFITVADRGPGLTEEARARLFQKFERGEQAKAGGLGLGLSIVRGFMLAQGGDVVADDNPGGGARFTIKLPHKVHESVPHE, from the coding sequence TTGCTGCGTGAATACATCGAAGTGGTGCTGGTCATCTCAATGGTCACCGTTGTCGCGTGTTTTGTGCCGGCCGATTACCGCGTGTTTGGCGACATCTATTTGTTTGCGGTCATCATGCTGTGTTTGCGGGTGAGCCGCTGGCCCGTGCTTTTTGCCTCCGTGGCCGGCGTGCTGGCATGGAATTTTTTCATCGTGGCGCCGCAGATGGCGTTTGCGCCGCTCAATGTGCAGGACGGGATTTTTCTCGGCACGTGGTTTGTCGTCGCGCTTGTCGCGGGACAGTTGACCGCCCGGTTGCGGGCCAAGGAACAGCAGGAAAGGCAGCGCGAACGGAATGCCACGGTGATCTTGCAACTGACCCGCGCCCTGGATGCGGCGCGCAGTCTCGATGACGCCATAGAAGTGGCGCTGCGGCAGGCGGACGCCCTGTTTGGCGTGCCGACCGCCCTGTCCTTGCCCGAGGGCGACAATCGTTTTGTCTCCCATTCGGGGAGTTCCCTGAAACTCGATGACCAGGAGTTTTCCTGCGTGCGGGAGGGGAGCGGGACGGCGGTCTCGTTGAGCGGGAACATCCACATACCGGTGCAGCAGGGGAAGCGGCGCCTCGGGATATTTTCGGTCGGATGGGGTTCGCAAAAAAACAGGATGCCCCCGGCTTACTTGAGGCTGATGGAAATGTTTGCCCTGCAGATAGGGTTGCTCATCGAGCGCGAACAGTTCCGGGAGGCCAGCGAACGCGAAAAATTGCTGGCGGAATCCGACCGCATGCACCGCACGCTGCTCGACAGCGTTTCGCATGAGTTGAAGACGCCGGTCGCCGTGCTGCGTTCGGCGGCGGAAGGGCTGGCCCGGGAAAAAGGCGCCCGGCGGGAGATTTTGGCCCGGGAGATCGTGACCGCGGCCCGGCGGCTCGATCACCTCGTCGCCAACCTGCTCGACCAGACGCGCCTTGACGCGGGGCGCCTCCGGTTGCGCATGGACTGGTGCGATGTGCATGACCTGATCGGGGCGGCCCGGCGCGCAGTGGGCGAAGGTCTGGCCAGCCGGCCATTCTCGGTCAAAGTGCCGGATGAGATGCCGCTGTTCATGGCCGACGCGGTATTGATGGAGCACGTGCTGTCCAATCTTTTGCTCAATGCCGTCCACCACACGCCCGCCGGCACGCCCATCTCGGTGCACGCCGGGGTTGAGAATCAGGATTCCGGCAAGGCGTGGGTTTTTATCACGGTGGCCGACCGGGGGCCGGGCCTTACGGAGGAGGCGAGGGCAAGGCTGTTCCAAAAATTTGAGCGCGGGGAGCAGGCCAAGGCCGGCGGGCTCGGGCTGGGATTGTCGATTGTCCGTGGTTTTATGCTCGCACAAGGTGGCGATGTCGTGGCTGATGACAATCCGGGGGGCGGCGCCCGCTTCACGATCAAGCTGCCCCACAAGGTTCACGAATCGGTGCCTCACGAATGA
- the pstA gene encoding phosphate ABC transporter permease PstA, with amino-acid sequence MMDTTKNAPENPFRSRGGALVWRERAIFSLFRAATYCILLCGALVLGNIVFKGAGTVFSSRFPFVNTTFFTEAPETLHVFEYEGATHRLGDRDYRAFRATETARAAAEGRPAPRFANEQSIVYSAGGILPCIVGTLLLVTGSMTIALVLGVASAVYLSEYAKSGPVVRIIRLAILNLAGVPSIVFGLFGFGMFVIFFGWNVSLMAGWFTLAFMVLPVVITASEESLKAVPRGFREGSLALGATKWQTIRKSVLPYALPGILTSSILGIARVAGETAPIMFTAAYVVRDKLPWQVSEISDFFFQGVMALPYHIYVVSSKIPQNEYTERVQYGSAFVFLLLVALIATASIILRARLRRAYKW; translated from the coding sequence ATGATGGACACCACCAAAAACGCCCCCGAGAATCCCTTCCGCTCCCGCGGCGGCGCCCTCGTCTGGCGCGAACGCGCCATCTTCTCGCTCTTCCGCGCCGCCACCTACTGCATTCTGCTCTGCGGCGCGCTTGTCCTTGGCAACATCGTCTTCAAGGGGGCCGGCACCGTCTTCTCGTCCCGGTTTCCCTTCGTCAACACGACCTTTTTCACCGAGGCGCCCGAGACCCTCCACGTCTTCGAATACGAAGGCGCCACGCACCGGCTCGGCGACCGCGACTACCGCGCCTTTCGCGCCACCGAGACCGCCCGCGCCGCCGCCGAAGGCCGCCCCGCGCCTCGCTTCGCCAACGAGCAATCCATCGTCTATTCCGCCGGCGGCATCCTCCCCTGCATCGTCGGCACGCTGCTTCTGGTCACCGGCTCGATGACCATCGCGCTCGTGCTCGGCGTCGCCAGCGCCGTCTATCTCAGCGAATACGCCAAATCCGGCCCCGTCGTGCGCATCATCCGCCTCGCCATCCTCAACCTCGCGGGCGTGCCCTCCATTGTTTTCGGCCTCTTCGGCTTCGGCATGTTCGTGATCTTTTTCGGCTGGAACGTCTCTCTCATGGCCGGCTGGTTCACCCTCGCCTTCATGGTGCTGCCCGTGGTCATCACCGCCAGCGAGGAATCGCTCAAGGCGGTCCCGCGCGGCTTCCGCGAGGGCTCGCTCGCGCTGGGCGCGACCAAGTGGCAGACCATCCGCAAATCCGTCCTTCCCTACGCGCTCCCCGGCATCCTCACCTCGTCGATTCTCGGCATCGCGCGCGTGGCCGGCGAGACCGCGCCGATCATGTTCACCGCGGCCTATGTCGTCCGCGACAAGCTCCCCTGGCAGGTTTCGGAAATCAGCGATTTCTTCTTCCAAGGCGTGATGGCGCTTCCCTACCATATCTACGTCGTCAGTTCCAAGATTCCGCAAAACGAATACACCGAACGCGTCCAATACGGCAGCGCCTTCGTCTTCCTCCTGCTCGTCGCCCTCATCGCCACCGCCTCCATCATCCTCCGCGCCCGCCTCCGCCGGGCCTACAAGTGGTGA
- the pstC gene encoding phosphate ABC transporter permease subunit PstC, which produces MPATAENTIPTSATPARPAFAITKKRTRFLGLTLDECIQAFFGGNALVALIVLALIMVFLFREGAAFFGQNQRNLIVYRQAGLEYVDHIRRQETAHTALTRQLYDLRLAAFTQLTQKQQLSPADANARLAALDDFSGRFSDAVMPIRGLVSDLGEVATAIKTRFNVNEDKTTQRAQLLAEGHAAEAAQVVIEPVDFAAELQPILDTLPLYRETNAAFAAGLETLLSAAPPLSQIEPGLDARMDEFKRQTRAYIATFPEIERKLAAWDYARPVPFTASLSAFIFGRDWLTASFWQDWYGIIPLFTGSLLVSIIALLIAVPLGVGAAIYVNQVATPREQRLIKPAIEFISAFPSVVLGFFGIAVLGELLRRFSQADWVHWVPGFPIIERLNALTAGCLLALISIPTIFTLAEDALNNVPRALKEASYALGASRLQTIIKIITPAALSGIISAILLGFGRVIGETMIVLLCAGNRIAIPDFTSGPAAVTQPVHTMTGIIAQEMGEVVRGSIHYRALFVVGIVLFLLSLAINYAAQKIVTRYRIAE; this is translated from the coding sequence ATGCCCGCCACCGCCGAAAACACCATCCCGACCTCCGCCACGCCCGCGCGCCCGGCGTTCGCCATCACCAAGAAACGCACCCGCTTCCTCGGCCTCACGCTTGACGAATGCATCCAGGCGTTCTTCGGCGGCAACGCCCTCGTCGCGCTCATCGTGCTCGCGCTCATCATGGTGTTTCTCTTCCGCGAAGGCGCGGCGTTTTTCGGGCAGAACCAGCGCAACCTCATCGTTTACCGCCAGGCCGGACTCGAATACGTCGATCATATCCGGCGCCAGGAAACCGCCCACACCGCGCTCACCCGCCAGCTTTACGACCTGCGGCTCGCCGCCTTCACGCAGCTCACTCAAAAACAGCAGCTTTCTCCCGCCGACGCCAACGCCCGCCTCGCTGCGCTCGACGATTTTTCCGGCCGGTTCAGCGACGCCGTGATGCCGATTCGCGGCCTCGTCTCCGACCTCGGCGAAGTCGCCACCGCCATCAAGACGCGCTTCAACGTCAACGAGGACAAAACCACCCAGCGCGCCCAGCTTCTCGCCGAAGGCCACGCCGCGGAGGCCGCGCAGGTCGTCATCGAGCCGGTTGATTTCGCCGCCGAACTCCAGCCCATCCTCGACACCCTGCCGCTCTACCGCGAGACCAACGCCGCCTTCGCCGCCGGCCTCGAAACCCTGCTCTCCGCCGCCCCGCCGCTCTCCCAAATCGAACCGGGTCTCGACGCGCGCATGGACGAGTTCAAGCGGCAGACGCGCGCCTACATCGCCACGTTCCCGGAAATCGAGCGCAAGCTCGCCGCGTGGGACTACGCCAGACCCGTCCCTTTCACCGCCAGCCTCTCCGCGTTCATTTTCGGACGCGACTGGCTGACCGCGAGTTTCTGGCAGGACTGGTATGGCATCATCCCCCTGTTCACCGGCTCGCTGCTTGTATCCATCATTGCACTACTGATCGCCGTTCCGCTGGGCGTCGGCGCCGCCATCTACGTCAACCAGGTCGCCACCCCGCGCGAGCAGCGCCTCATCAAGCCCGCCATCGAGTTCATCTCGGCCTTTCCCTCCGTCGTGCTCGGCTTCTTCGGCATCGCCGTCCTCGGCGAGCTGCTGCGCCGCTTCTCCCAGGCCGACTGGGTGCACTGGGTGCCCGGCTTTCCCATCATCGAGCGCCTCAACGCCCTCACCGCCGGCTGCCTGCTCGCGCTCATCTCGATCCCCACGATCTTCACGCTGGCCGAGGACGCGCTCAACAACGTGCCCCGCGCGCTGAAGGAGGCGTCCTACGCGCTCGGCGCGAGCCGCCTCCAGACCATCATCAAAATCATCACGCCCGCCGCGCTCTCCGGCATCATCTCCGCCATCCTGCTCGGCTTCGGCCGCGTCATCGGCGAGACCATGATCGTGCTCCTCTGCGCCGGCAACCGCATCGCCATCCCCGACTTCACCTCCGGCCCCGCCGCCGTCACGCAGCCCGTGCACACCATGACCGGCATCATCGCGCAGGAGATGGGCGAGGTCGTGCGCGGCAGCATCCACTACCGCGCGCTCTTCGTGGTGGGCATCGTGCTCTTCCTCCTCTCGCTGGCGATAAACTACGCCGCCCAGAAAATCGTCACCCGCTACCGCATCGCCGAATGA